TATCTTGATTATGTTTCCCCCAACCTTGGCGTGGACTATCGTGTCCGTCCCTAGGGCCTCGATGAAATCCACGATCCCATCTATCTCCGCAGTTCTGGTTACGTGCTCAAGGGTGGAGACTCCCTTCACCGTCATGTGCTCGGGCCTTATGCCAAGGAGAACGTCTTTCCCGATGTAGTCAAGAAGCAGCTCCCTGAAGTCCTCCGGTAGGGGGACGATGAAGCCATCCCCTTCGAGCGCCAGCCCCTCCCTCTCGGTGACCGCGGCGCTGAGGATGTTCATCTCGGGAGCGCCTATGAAAGTCGCCACGAAGAGGGAGTTGGGCTTGAGGTAAACCTCCGTGGGCGGACCCACCTGGAGGAGCCGGCCCTTGTTCATAACCGCTATCCTGTCTCCCATAGTCATTGCCTCGACCTGGTCGTGGGTGACGTAGATGGTCGTGACGTTCAGCTTCGTCTGGAGCTTCTTGATCTCGGCGCGCATCGCCACCCTGAGTTTGGCGTCCAGGTTGCTGAGCGGCTCGTCCATGAGCAGAACGTCTGGCTCAACCACTATCGCCCTGGCGACGGCCACACGCTGCCTCTGGCCACCGCTGAGCTGTCCGGGGTAGCGGTCGAGGAGACTCTCTATCTGGAGGAGTTCTGCCGCCCACTTGACGCGCCTCGTTATCTCGTCCTCGGGATACTTTTTCACCCTGAGCGGGAAGGCTATGTTGTCGAAGACCTTCATGTGCGGCCAGACGGCGTAGCTCTGAAAGACCATCGAAATGTTCCTGTCCTTGGGGGGCAGGTATGTAACGTCTCTATCGCCGAAGTATATCTTGCCTTCGCTGGGCGTCTCAAGGCCGGAAATCATCCTCAACGTCGTCGTCTTTCCGCAGCCGCTCGGCCCGAGGAGCACGAGGAACTCCCCATCCTTTATCGTGAGTGTAAGGTCCTTAACGGCCTCGAAGTCCCCAAACCTCTTGGTTATTCCCTCAAGCTTGACCTCAACCATGGTAACACCTCACTTGAGCGTTATACCCCACATCGTGACCAGATACCTCCTGGCGAAGAGGATGAACAGCATCGCCGGGAGGGTCATTATGAACGCCGCCGCGAACTTGTAGTAGTCCGGCGCGGCACCGCCGCTGGAGCCGGCCATTATCGAGAGTATCTGAGCCGGAAGGGTTCTGTTGTTGAGGGTGAGGATAGACGCCACGAAGACCTCGTTCCAGCTCATGACGAAGGTGAACATGGCGGCAGCGGCCAGCCCCGGGAGGGCCAGGGGAAGGGTTATCTTCCTGAAGGAGCCGAACCGGGTAAGGCCAAAAACCATCGCGGCCTCCTCGTACTCCTTGGATACCCCGGCGAAGATGCTCGACGTTATGAGGACGACGAAGGGGAGCGCCATCGCCGTGTGGGCCAGCGCCACTCCAAGGAGAGTATCCGCCAAGTGAAGGTCTATGTAGAGAACCAGGAGCGGTATGGCCATGACCGGAATCGGGAACATCCTGAGGGCAACTATGGAGAGCTTTATGTGGTCCTTGCCCGGGAACATGTATTTGGCTATCGAGTACCCGGCTGGGACGCCGAGGATGAAGCTTATGATGATGGTGAGCACCGCCACTATGACGCTGTTCTTTATTCCGTCCCACGCGCCGAGGGTGAAGAGTATCGTGTGAACGTACTCGCTCGTGAAGCTCGTCGGGATTATCTTGGTCGGGTCATAGTAGTCGGCCTTGCTGGTGAAGGCGTAGAGGAAGGAGATGATTATCGGAATCACTATCCAGACCGCGGCCGTGAAAACGGCTGTGTAGAACCCCACCTTTTTGAGGGCGTACTTGGTCTCGTCG
The Thermococcus radiotolerans genome window above contains:
- a CDS encoding ABC transporter ATP-binding protein; this translates as MVEVKLEGITKRFGDFEAVKDLTLTIKDGEFLVLLGPSGCGKTTTLRMISGLETPSEGKIYFGDRDVTYLPPKDRNISMVFQSYAVWPHMKVFDNIAFPLRVKKYPEDEITRRVKWAAELLQIESLLDRYPGQLSGGQRQRVAVARAIVVEPDVLLMDEPLSNLDAKLRVAMRAEIKKLQTKLNVTTIYVTHDQVEAMTMGDRIAVMNKGRLLQVGPPTEVYLKPNSLFVATFIGAPEMNILSAAVTEREGLALEGDGFIVPLPEDFRELLLDYIGKDVLLGIRPEHMTVKGVSTLEHVTRTAEIDGIVDFIEALGTDTIVHAKVGGNIIKIKLPGHIPLPVGEKIKIEIDLDNIHIFDRDTEKAII
- a CDS encoding carbohydrate ABC transporter permease; protein product: MNDETKYALKKVGFYTAVFTAAVWIVIPIIISFLYAFTSKADYYDPTKIIPTSFTSEYVHTILFTLGAWDGIKNSVIVAVLTIIISFILGVPAGYSIAKYMFPGKDHIKLSIVALRMFPIPVMAIPLLVLYIDLHLADTLLGVALAHTAMALPFVVLITSSIFAGVSKEYEEAAMVFGLTRFGSFRKITLPLALPGLAAAAMFTFVMSWNEVFVASILTLNNRTLPAQILSIMAGSSGGAAPDYYKFAAAFIMTLPAMLFILFARRYLVTMWGITLK